A region of Burkholderiales bacterium DNA encodes the following proteins:
- the ubiB gene encoding ubiquinone biosynthesis regulatory protein kinase UbiB: MRLLRLFTIFSIAVRYGLDEFLLVEARLGWLKVLTRVLLFWRRWQTPRAVRLRLALERLGPIFVKFGQVLSTRRDLLPDDIADELAKLQDQVPPFPASQVAAVLARVYGRPHDEVFREFDLLPVASASVAQVHFAVLPDGREVAVKILRPGIRRVIDRDLALLDTAAGLIEILFTDGRRLRPREVVAEFAHHLDEELDLLREAANASQLRRNFQDQRLLIVPEVFWDWCHEEVMVMERIHGIPISHVERIRQAGIDIPQLARRGVEIFFTQVFRDGFFHADMHPGNIFVALDGRYIGVDFGIMGTLTERDKNYLAQNFLAFFNRDYKQVARAHLEAGWVPANTREDQFEAAIRSVCEPVFDRPIKEISFGRFLLRLFQVSRRFNMEIQPQLVMLQKTLLNVEGLGRQLDPDLDLWTTAKPFLERWMREQIGWRAFVRHLKAEAPRFAALLPALPRQLHDALKRDPLPGIERGFALLLAEEKKRNRWLATIALLLLLLLAAVWLRG, from the coding sequence ATGCGGCTTTTGCGTCTTTTCACCATCTTCTCCATCGCCGTCCGCTACGGACTGGACGAATTCCTCCTCGTTGAGGCGCGACTTGGCTGGCTCAAGGTTCTCACCCGGGTCCTGCTCTTCTGGCGGCGGTGGCAGACGCCGCGCGCGGTGCGCCTGCGCCTGGCGCTGGAGCGTCTGGGGCCCATCTTCGTCAAATTCGGGCAGGTGCTCTCCACGCGACGGGATCTTCTGCCCGACGACATCGCCGATGAACTGGCCAAGCTCCAGGACCAGGTGCCCCCCTTCCCCGCAAGCCAGGTGGCCGCGGTGTTGGCGCGGGTCTATGGCCGTCCCCACGACGAGGTCTTCCGCGAATTCGATCTGTTGCCGGTGGCTTCCGCCTCGGTGGCGCAGGTGCATTTCGCCGTGCTGCCGGATGGGCGCGAGGTGGCGGTGAAGATTCTGCGCCCCGGCATCCGCCGCGTCATCGACCGCGATCTTGCCCTTCTCGATACTGCCGCCGGCCTCATCGAAATCCTCTTCACCGACGGCCGGCGGCTGCGGCCGCGGGAGGTGGTGGCGGAGTTCGCCCATCACCTGGACGAGGAGCTGGATCTGCTGCGCGAGGCCGCCAATGCCAGCCAGTTGCGCCGCAACTTCCAGGACCAGCGGCTGCTCATCGTGCCCGAGGTGTTCTGGGACTGGTGTCACGAGGAAGTGATGGTGATGGAGCGCATCCATGGCATCCCCATCTCCCACGTGGAGCGGATCCGCCAGGCGGGCATCGACATTCCGCAGCTTGCGCGGCGGGGGGTGGAAATCTTCTTCACCCAGGTCTTCCGCGACGGCTTCTTCCATGCCGACATGCATCCCGGCAACATTTTCGTGGCGTTGGATGGGCGCTACATCGGCGTGGATTTCGGCATCATGGGGACGCTCACCGAGCGGGACAAAAACTATCTCGCGCAGAATTTCCTCGCCTTCTTCAACCGGGATTACAAGCAGGTGGCGCGCGCCCATCTGGAGGCGGGTTGGGTGCCGGCCAATACCCGCGAAGACCAGTTCGAGGCGGCGATCCGTTCCGTGTGCGAGCCGGTGTTCGACCGGCCCATCAAGGAGATTTCCTTCGGCCGTTTCCTGCTGCGGCTGTTCCAGGTGTCGCGCCGCTTCAACATGGAAATCCAGCCGCAGCTCGTGATGCTGCAGAAAACGCTGCTCAACGTGGAAGGACTGGGCCGCCAGCTCGATCCGGACCTGGACCTGTGGACAACCGCCAAGCCCTTCCTCGAACGCTGGATGCGGGAGCAGATCGGCTGGCGCGCCTTTGTGCGTCACCTGAAGGCGGAAGCGCCCCGCTTCGCCGCCCTCCTGCCCGCTCTGCCGCGGCAACTCCATGATGCCCTGAAGCGTGATCCCCTGCCGGGGATCGAGCGGGGATTTGCGCTCCTGCTCGCCGAAGAGAAAAAACGCAATCGGTGGCTTGCCACCATTGCCCTGCTACTTTT
- a CDS encoding SCP2 domain-containing protein — protein sequence MHPATAALNHLLSQNPWARQRLAPFAGLCFAVDPFPLPRLAFIVTPEGGVAEPGGQAPDAVLAATPDALLRYLLVSPHDLSAIRIHGYHPFGEVVAQVLAGLEWDAEEDLSHFFGDVLAHRLVAFGRAWWRWRLDSVLRLGEALTEYLTEEQPILAKGADLARFRAEVEALAARLEALESRIAHLPGRG from the coding sequence ATGCATCCTGCGACGGCGGCGCTCAATCATCTGTTGAGCCAGAACCCTTGGGCGCGGCAGCGCCTTGCGCCCTTTGCTGGCCTGTGTTTTGCCGTCGATCCTTTCCCCCTGCCGCGGCTTGCCTTCATCGTGACGCCGGAAGGCGGCGTGGCGGAGCCGGGTGGGCAGGCGCCGGATGCCGTGCTTGCCGCCACCCCCGATGCCCTGCTGCGCTATTTGCTGGTCTCTCCCCATGACCTGAGCGCCATCCGCATCCATGGCTACCATCCCTTCGGCGAGGTGGTAGCCCAGGTGCTCGCCGGGCTCGAGTGGGACGCGGAGGAGGATCTGTCCCATTTCTTCGGCGATGTCCTCGCGCACCGGCTGGTGGCCTTCGGCCGGGCCTGGTGGCGCTGGCGTCTCGATTCTGTGCTGCGTTTGGGCGAAGCCCTGACGGAGTACCTCACCGAGGAGCAGCCAATCCTCGCCAAGGGCGCTGACCTGGCGCGTTTCCGCGCCGAAGTGGAAGCGCTCGCCGCGCGCCTCGAGGCGCTTGAGTCGCGCATCGCCCATCTCCCCGGGCGGGGCTGA
- the ubiE gene encoding bifunctional demethylmenaquinone methyltransferase/2-methoxy-6-polyprenyl-1,4-benzoquinol methylase UbiE codes for MAETHFGFSKVEESEKARKVAEVFHSVAKRYDLMNDLMSGGLHRLWKAFTVAEARVRPGERVLDIAGGTGDLAIAFAARVGASGEVLLTDINASMLTVGRDRMLDHGLVPRVVQCDAEKLPFPANRFDVVTVAFGLRNMTHKEVALREMYRVLRPGGRLLVLEFSRVYKPLAPLYDLYSFKVLPLLGRLVAKDEGSYRYLAESIRVHPDQETMKRMMEEAGFERVDYFNLTAGVVALHKGYKL; via the coding sequence ATGGCTGAGACCCATTTCGGCTTCAGCAAGGTCGAGGAGTCGGAAAAGGCGCGCAAGGTGGCGGAGGTCTTCCACTCCGTCGCCAAGCGCTATGACCTGATGAACGACCTCATGTCCGGCGGATTGCACCGCCTGTGGAAGGCCTTCACCGTCGCCGAAGCACGGGTGCGGCCCGGTGAGCGCGTGCTGGACATCGCCGGGGGCACGGGGGATCTCGCCATCGCCTTTGCCGCACGGGTGGGGGCAAGCGGCGAGGTGCTGTTGACCGACATCAATGCCTCCATGCTCACCGTGGGGCGTGACCGCATGCTGGATCACGGACTGGTGCCCCGGGTCGTTCAGTGCGATGCGGAGAAACTGCCCTTTCCCGCCAACCGTTTCGATGTGGTGACCGTGGCCTTCGGGCTACGCAACATGACCCACAAGGAGGTGGCGCTCCGGGAAATGTACCGCGTGCTGCGGCCCGGCGGGCGGCTGCTGGTGCTGGAATTCTCCCGTGTCTACAAGCCTCTTGCGCCCCTTTACGACCTCTATTCCTTCAAGGTGCTGCCCCTGCTGGGGCGCCTGGTGGCCAAGGACGAGGGAAGCTACCGTTATCTTGCCGAATCCATCCGCGTGCATCCGGATCAGGAAACCATGAAGCGCATGATGGAGGAGGCGGGCTTCGAGCGCGTGGATTATTTCAATCTCACCGCGGGCGTGGTGGCGCTGCACAAGGGCTACAAGCTGTGA
- a CDS encoding DUF971 domain-containing protein, with translation MTTQDSPQPTEIKLHQKSRILEIAFSDGSRFELPCEFLRVYSPSAEVRGHGPGQEVLVTGKKNVEITAIEPVGTYAINLVFSDGHDSGIYSWSYLYELGKNQATLWQRYLDRLAAAGASREPTAESPIPIRPKSK, from the coding sequence ATGACCACACAGGATTCCCCTCAGCCGACCGAAATCAAGCTGCACCAGAAGTCCCGCATCCTGGAAATCGCCTTCTCCGATGGCAGCCGCTTCGAGCTGCCCTGCGAGTTTCTCCGGGTCTATTCCCCTTCCGCCGAGGTGCGCGGCCACGGCCCCGGCCAGGAGGTGCTGGTGACGGGCAAGAAAAACGTCGAAATCACCGCCATCGAGCCGGTGGGCACCTACGCCATCAACCTGGTCTTCTCCGACGGCCACGATTCGGGCATCTATTCCTGGAGCTATCTCTACGAGTTGGGCAAAAACCAGGCTACGCTCTGGCAGCGCTATCTGGATCGTCTTGCCGCAGCCGGCGCAAGCCGCGAGCCCACCGCGGAGTCGCCCATTCCCATTCGGCCCAAATCCAAGTGA
- the ubiD gene encoding 4-hydroxy-3-polyprenylbenzoate decarboxylase: MKYADLRDFVRQLESQGELKRIRVEIDPHLEMTEVCDRVLRAGGPALLFEKPRGHTMPVLANLFGTPRRVALGMGQQDVTRLREVGKLLAFLREPEPPRGFRDAWEKLPLFKQVLHMTPKPVARAPCQEIVWEGEAVDLTRLPIQTCWPGDVAPLITWGLTITRGPAKPRQNLGIYRQQLLGRNKLIMRWLPHRGGALDFRDFTAAHPGERFPLAVALGADPATLLAAVTPVPDTLSEYQFAGLLRGAKTEVVRAVSCDLEVPATAEIVLEGYIEPGETALEGPFGDHTGYYNERETFPVFTVTHMTMRRDPLYHSTYTGKPPDEPAVLGVALNEVFVPLLQKQFPEITDFYLPPEGCSYRLAVVSMKKQYPGHAKRVMFGVWSFLRQFMYTKFVIVVDDDIDIRDWKEVIWALTTRVDAARDTVIVDNTPIDYLDFASPVSGLGSKMGIDATHKWKGETNREWGRPIRRDPEVVARIDALWEELMR, translated from the coding sequence GTGAAATACGCCGATCTGCGGGATTTTGTCCGGCAATTGGAAAGCCAGGGGGAGCTCAAGCGCATCCGGGTCGAGATCGATCCCCATCTGGAGATGACCGAGGTCTGCGACCGCGTGCTACGGGCGGGTGGGCCGGCGCTCCTTTTCGAGAAACCCCGCGGACACACCATGCCGGTGCTGGCCAACTTGTTCGGCACCCCGCGCCGTGTGGCCCTGGGCATGGGGCAGCAGGATGTGACCCGTTTGCGCGAGGTGGGGAAACTCCTTGCCTTCCTGCGCGAGCCGGAGCCGCCCCGCGGTTTCCGCGATGCCTGGGAGAAACTGCCGCTCTTCAAACAGGTGCTGCATATGACGCCGAAACCGGTGGCCAGGGCGCCCTGCCAGGAAATCGTGTGGGAAGGGGAGGCGGTGGATCTCACGCGGCTTCCCATCCAGACCTGCTGGCCCGGTGATGTCGCGCCCCTCATCACCTGGGGCCTCACCATCACCCGGGGACCGGCGAAACCACGCCAGAATCTGGGCATCTACCGGCAACAGCTGCTGGGGCGCAACAAACTCATCATGCGCTGGCTTCCCCACCGGGGCGGGGCGCTGGATTTCCGGGATTTCACCGCTGCCCATCCGGGCGAGCGTTTCCCCCTTGCCGTCGCCCTGGGCGCCGACCCCGCCACCCTGCTGGCGGCGGTGACGCCGGTGCCGGATACCCTGTCCGAATACCAGTTCGCTGGACTGCTGCGGGGGGCGAAAACCGAAGTGGTCCGCGCGGTGAGCTGCGATCTCGAGGTGCCCGCCACGGCCGAGATCGTCCTCGAAGGCTATATCGAACCGGGCGAGACCGCGCTGGAAGGCCCCTTCGGCGATCACACCGGCTATTACAACGAAAGGGAGACCTTCCCCGTCTTCACCGTGACCCATATGACCATGCGGCGTGATCCCCTCTACCACAGCACCTATACCGGCAAGCCGCCGGACGAGCCGGCGGTGCTGGGGGTGGCCCTCAACGAGGTGTTCGTGCCGCTACTGCAGAAGCAATTCCCGGAGATCACGGACTTCTACCTGCCCCCCGAAGGCTGCAGCTACCGCCTTGCCGTGGTGAGCATGAAGAAGCAGTACCCCGGCCACGCCAAACGGGTGATGTTCGGTGTGTGGAGCTTTCTGCGCCAGTTCATGTACACCAAGTTCGTCATCGTCGTCGATGATGACATCGATATCCGCGACTGGAAGGAAGTCATCTGGGCGCTGACCACCCGTGTCGATGCCGCGCGGGACACCGTCATCGTGGACAACACGCCCATCGATTATCTGGATTTCGCCAGTCCCGTCTCCGGCTTGGGTTCCAAGATGGGCATCGATGCCACCCACAAGTGGAAGGGCGAGACCAACCGGGAATGGGGCAGACCCATCCGCCGTGATCCCGAGGTGGTGGCCCGCATCGATGCCCTGTGGGAGGAGCTCATGCGCTGA